Part of the candidate division WOR-3 bacterium genome, GAGTCTCTTATAAAAGAGAGAGAAAAAATAGAAGAGCATAGGAACTTAGGAGTTGCTTTTGTTAAGATAGGAATGTTAAATGAGGCTTTGAGAGAGTTTAATAGGATTCTTGAATTAACTCCAAATGATTCTGAAGCCCTATTTTACAAAGGAATAATAAATTTTAAGATGGGTGAACTTGATGAAGCTGAGAGGTTATTTAAAGAGAGCTTAAAGTCTAATATTAGAGCTTCAACGTTGAATAATCTTTATTTAATAAATGAGCTTAAAGGAAATACTGAGGTTGCTTTAGATTATTTATCTCAAGCTTTAAAAATAGAAGAAAGTAATGAGAAAATTCTTCTAAATAAGGCCATTATATATTTAAAACTCAAAAAATATGACGAGGCTCTGGATATATTGAATGGAATTAAAGTTAAGAATCCTTATATAGAGTTTTATCGCAGTTACATTATGATAAGAAAAGAGAATATTGAAGAAGCAATAAATATTTTAGAGGAAGGTCTATCAATGGCACCAGAATTTGGAGAATATTTCTATAATCTTGGTAAATTGTATGAGTTTACAGGAGATGAGAAAAAGGCCGCCGAGATTTACCAAGAAGGATTAAAGTCGGATCCTAATTGTTTGGTTCTTTCTAAAGCACTAATTGATTATTATTATAAAAATAAACTCTTTGATCTTTGTGAGGTAAAAATTGAAACTCTTATATCTGGAGGGGTGCAAGATTGGGAATTGTATTTTAAGAAAGGGAATATCCTTTATCAAAGGGGAAAAGCAAAAGAGGCGATTGAGTTATGGAAGAAAGCATTGGAATTGGATCCAGAAAATAAATTGATAAAGAGAACTATTGAACTTGCAAAGAAGGCATGAATAAATTTGAGAATAGAGAAATTGAAGTAGTTTTTACAGCAATAAAAGATTTTTTAGATTTTGAACCGGAGAATTATAAGGAAAAACCTTTATTGAGAAGAATTCGTTATAGAATGAGGAAAGTGGGCGTTGAGAATTGGGAAGATTATGCTGAGTTAATTAAAACTAATGATGGAGAAAGAGAAAATCTTAAAAAAGCTCTAACTATAAATATTACGAGTTTCTTTAGAGATAAAAGTGTGTTTGAGACTCTTAAAAGTAAAATTCTTCCTTCTATTAAAGAACCTTCAATTTGGAGTGCAGGTTGTGCTAATGGTGCAGAACCTTATGCTATTGCAATTCTTTGTAAGGAGCTTAATCTTAAATGCTCAATTTTAGGAACAGATATTGATGAAGATTCTATAGAAATGGCTAGAAAAGGAGAATATGAGGAAATTGAACTTTTTGAGTTACCAATAAATTATAAAATAAAATATTTTGAAAAAATTGAAGGTAAATATAGAATCATTCCAGAAATTAAAAGCCTTGTAGAATATCAGGTTCTTGATTTAAAAGATGCAGATTTTGAAAATAAGTTTGATTTAGTGGTTTGTAGAAATGTTCTTATATACCTTAAAAAGGAGTTTCAGGAAAAGATTCTTTTGACTTTCTGGAAAGCCTTAAGAGGAGATGGATTTTTAGTTCTTGGAAAGGTTGAGATGTTACCTGAGAGGTTAAGAGGTTTCTTCCATACAGTGGATTTAAGAGATAGAATTTATGTTAAGGGAAAAGGGATTGTTAGTTGAAGCTGGAAGTTTTAAGATAGCTTGTCCTCCAATGGTTCTTACAATAAATGGACTTGGTTCTTGTGTAGCAGTTGCTTTATACGATGTGAAGAAAAATTTAGGTGGAATGATTCATTTTATTCTTCCTGAAAATCCTGGGGATAAGAAGAAAGAAAAATATGCGGATTCTGGGATTCCTCTACTTTTAAATAAATTAATAGAGGCTAAAGGGGAGAAGGAGAATATTGTTGCAAAAATGGTGGGAGGAGCAGTAATGTTTCCTAAATTTATAGAAGATGCAGAGAATTCTATAGGGAAGAGAAATGTAAGGAAAGCAAGAGAAATTCTTGAGAACCTTGGAATTAAAATTGTGGGAGAGGATACTGGGGGAGATTATGGAAGATCTGTGAGTTTTGAGTTAAGAAGTGGAAAGGTTTTCATAAGTTCATATAAAAATGGAGATAAGGTAATTTGATTGACGTTTTAGTTGTTGAAGATTCAGCTTTTATGAGAAAAGTTCTCTGCGAAATTTTAAATAGAGATCCTGAAATTAATGTTATTGATACGGCGGCAAATGGAATTGAAGGGGTTAGGAAAAGTATTCTACTTAAGCCAGATGTGATAACAATGGATGTTGAGATGCCTCATATGGATGGAATTGAAGCTGTAAAAGCAATAATGAGAGAAGCTCCAACTCCTATAATAATGATCTCTGCTTATACAAAAAAAGGAGCCCAGAAGACAATAGAAGCTCTTGTGGCTGGAGCTATTGATTTTGTTGAGAAACCTGGGGGGCCAATTTCTCTCAATTTAAGAGAAGTAAAGGATGAGATAATTAGAAAAGTGAAGATAGCCTCAGAGGTTAATCTAAAAGGAAGTAGAAAGAAAGGGGAAAAGATTAAATCAAATAAGGAAATAAAAGGGGAGACTTTGGTTATAATAGCAGCTTCTGCAGGGGGGCCTAAAGTTATAAATTCAATATTTGAAAAGTTGCCCTCCAACTTCCCTGCTCCTATAATTGTGGTTCAGCATATGCCAAAACTTTTTACAAAAGTTTTTGCGGAAAGGTTAAATGAAATTTCAGATTTGTCTGTTGTTGAAGGGAGGAATGGCGATCTTCTTGAAAAGGGCAAAGCTTATATTGCTCCTGGTGATTTTCACCTTGAAATTACAGAGACAAGGAGGATAAAATTAAGCAAGGCTCCTCCAATTCATGGAGTAAGACCTTCTGCTGATGTGACGATGAATTCTGCGGCAGAAAAATTTAATGGTAACATTGTTGGCGTTATTCTTTCTGGAATGGGGAAAGATGGAGCTATAGGGATAAGGAAGATTAGAAAAAGGGGAGGGTTCATAATTGCGCAAGACGAAGAGACTTCTATTGTTTTTGGAATGCCTAAGGTGGCTATTGAGAGCGGTTGCGTAGATTTAGTTCTACCATATTATGAAATTGCAGATAAATTAATTGAATTGGTCAAAGGAGATGTTTGAAAAAATAAAAAATTTATTATTAGAGATTGAAAAAACCGGAGTAAAGGAAGAAAAGGAAGAGAGATTAAGGATGATCCTTTCTACGATAAAAACGATTAAACAAGAGCTCCTTGAGATAGAGAAAAAAGCGAAAGAGTTATTGGGAGAGAAAGAAAATAACTTTAAGGGAATGGTAAAAGAGACTATAGATTCAACTGATTTTATTAGGAAGATTCAATCGGCGAGAGTTAATATTACAACTTTGATAGATAAGGGATGGAATCTAATAGTTAGCGGAAAATATAAAGAGGCAGTGGAGACTCTTAATAAGGCAAGAAAAATGGATTCTGAAAATACGAAAGTTTATAACCTCTTAGGTTGGGCTTATATAAATCTTGAGGAGTACGATAAAGCTTCTCTTATTTTTCAGGAAGTTTTAAAAATTGATCCTCATAACGAGATGGCCCAGGTGAATCTTGGCTATATTAGTTATAAAAAAGGTTTATATGGAGAAGCAATTGAGAAGCTTTCTTTAATAGAGAAAAACGCAAAGGATAAACAAGCAGTTCTTTACGCCTTATTTTATCTTGGAGTTATGTATTACGAAAGAGAAATGCTTGATGATTCTATAGAATTTCTTAATAAAGCAATAAGTCTTGGACCAAATTTATATGAAGCTTATTATTATTTAGGGAAAGCTTATCAGAAGAAAGGCTTACCTAATCTTTGTTCTCAAATTTGGGAGAAGTTGATTAGTGTTAATAAATATAATGTCTGGGCACAAAAAGCGAGGCGTGAATTAGATGGTAAATGAGTATTGGGGACTTTCTAAAAAACCTTTCTCTAATACTCCAGATTTAAATTTTATGTTTAATAGCAATGGATTTGAGGAAGGTTATGCAAGACTTCTTTATAATATAACTGAGATAAAAGGAGGGCTCACTCTTATTACAGGAGATGTTGGTTGTGGCAAAACTTATCTTGCAAATGCATTAAGAGAAAGTTTAAAAAAGCAAAATGCTCTCCCTTTTATAATAGGAAACCCAAAATTATCTTCAAATCAATTGATAAAAGTAATTCTGCAAAAAATAGGTATTGAAGAAATTCCAAGGTTTAAACTTGCAATATTAAACCTTTTAGAGAAAAAACTTGAAGAACTTAATAATAAGGGGATTATAGTTGTAGCTTTGATTGATGAAGCCCAGATTCTTTCCTTAGATGCTCTTAGAGAGGTGCGTCTTCTTCTTAACCTGGAGACTTCTCAGGAGAAGCTATTACATATTGTTTTGCTTGGTCAACCAGAATTAAAAAGAATAATAGATAGGGTTCCCCAACTAAAGCAAAGAGTTAACGTTCGTTTTCATCTTGAGCCTCTTTCGAAAGAAGAAACCAAAGCTTATGTTATTCATAGGCTTAAAGTGGCAGGAAGCGAAAGAGAGATATTTGAGGAAAGTAGCTTGGATAAGCTATATGAGGTGAGTAAGGGAATTCCAAGAGTTATAAATAATATTGCTCAAAATGCTCTTTTTGTGGCTGCGACCGAGAATTTGAAGAAGATCCCTCCTGAGATAATAGAGGCTGTTGCTTTTGATTTGGAGGTCTAGTGAAAAAAAAGAAGATAAGCTTTAAAAAAATATTATCACAAGAGAAATTAGAGCTTCCTAAAGAGAAATCTGAAAGAATAAAGCCGGAAAGGACTAAATTCGAAAGAAAGTTTTTTTCTGAAGGAAAGCTTATTAAAAAGAAGGATAAGGTTGAAGAAAAAGAAGTTCTTGAACCCTTAGTAAAAAAGAAAATTGAGAAAAAGAAAGAAGAGATAATGATTGTGAGAATAGGAGAGGAATATTATGGAATTCCACTTTCAGATGTAGAGGAAATAAAAAAGGATTTAAGATTAACTAGCACCTCTCAGTCAGAGTTTCTTATTGGCATTGCAGAATTGAGAGACTCAATTATTCCAGTAGTAAATTCTTGGCAAATCTTAGGGTTAAAGATGGAAGGCGAGAGATTAAAAGATGCTTTTCCGGTTGTTGTTTTAAGAGTTTCTAACGAACTTGTGGGATTAGAAGTTTCTGAGATTGTAGAAATTGTGGAAATTTATGAGAATGAAATTTTGCCTTTACCAGATGTTTTTCCTCCTAATCTTTTCTCTGGCGGATATTCTTATAAATCCAAAATTGTGGGTGTTCTAAACATTGGCAATTTATTGAAAGGGAAACAAATTCAATCATTTAAGGAGAAATTAGATGAAACTATCAAATAAAATTGCTTTAATTTCTACTGTTTTGAGTATTTTAATTGGAACTCCAATATTATTTTCTTCTCTTTATTGGTTTCTTTCTCCTGAGAATTATAAAGATATATTTTTAAATCTCTTGAGTGCTACTTTATTTCTTTCCTTTGTCTTTTACTTTATAGAAGAGAATAAATTAAAAAAAGCAATTGTTATTGGAGATGGAGAGATTCTTTATAGCATTCCAATGATATATGGTTTTCATATATTTTTAAATTTTGGAGTATTCCTTTTTCTATTTTATTTGATTTTAAGATCTCTTTTTGGGTTTCCATCTTTAGAGGAAATCTTTAAGGCTCTTTTTTCTTTCCTCTCTATAGGAGGGTTAGAATTCAGTATAATTTACTTTTTGAGTTTTTCTTTGCTTTCTCCTAAGTTCAAAGAACTCAAAGATTTTAAATTTAAAGGTCTTAATTTGGGTAAGAAGATCTCTTTTTTTGGAAGTTCTGTTATTATTTTTTCTTTCTTTGTTGGTTATATTGCCTCAAAAAGTCCTTTTTGTTTAATTTATCTTATCTTTGCTCCTTTTCTCCTTTGGGTTTTAATAAAAATTGTGAGAGAACCTATTTTAGAGATTCGGGAGAAACTTCAAAATTTTACAAGAGATTTTTCTGTGATTGAGAGAAAAGTTATTTCTGGAGATGAGATAGAGGAGATAGACGATTCTGTTACTCTTTTTATTAAGGATAGAAATTCTTTGATTTTTAGATTAAAGGATGCCTATGAGAAGATTAATACTCAAGCAGAAGCAATACTTACCGGTATAGAAAGATTAGCTTCTTCTACAAGTAAAGTTAATAAATTTATAAATGAAATCTTGAGTATTAAGGATGAAAGTGGAGGAGTAATTAATTCTGTTCATAAGAAAAACGAAGGAATTTATTCTCTTTCTACCGAGATAGAATCTCAGATTAAGACTTTTATTCATTCATCTAAAGATTCTATTGATCTTGCAAACTCTACAGAATTGAGAACTGAAGAGAAGGTAGAGAGAATCACTGCTTTCGTTAAGAAGGTTAAGGAAGGTTCAAGGGTTTTAGAAGAGCTCTCCAAAGCTTTTGAGGAAATTAAAGAAATTAATTTTCTTATGGAACAGATCTCCGAAGATACAAATTTGCTTGCCCTAAATGCTTCAATTGAAGCTGTAAGGAAGGAGGGAGAGGAAAGCAAGGGTTTTGCTGTGATTGCCGAGGAGATTCGAAAATTGTCAAATGACTCTGCTTCTTATTTGGAAAAAATAAGAGAGAATATAAAAAGGATGGATGAGGCTGTGAATTCTATAGTTGCCACAACAGAAGAGTCAATTTCTATCTTTGAAGAGACTAAATCGATAATTCAGAAGACAAAAGAAGATTTAAAGAAGATCTCGGAATCAATCGTGATTAACACAAACATGGCAGAGCAAATTTCAGGGATTCTAAAGGAAGGATACGAATCTACAGATGAGATAAGGAAGTTATCCAATAAATTATCCCAATTAAATGACAAACAAGTAGAAAATGCATTATTAGTTTTAAGGGAAATGGAGGAGGAGACAGCTTCAATAGAGGAAGCTAGAATGAGGATTCAGACATTAATTTCGCTTACAGAGAAAATTAAGGAGCTTTAAAGGGATATTGGAGAAACTGCTGATATTCTCTATAGATAATATTTTTTTCGGCGTTAACATTAATGAAGTTGAAAGTTTAGGTAGGTTAAAGAGGATAAGAAGGATTTCTAAAATTCCAAAGTGGATCGGGGGATTTGTAGAAAAGGGAGGAAGAAAAGTGCCTTTTGTTAAAATTTGGGAAATTCTAAGGTTAAATTCTCAAGAAAGAGGGGTTTTACTTTTCCCAAAATACATAGATTATTGTGCTTTTCTTATTTCTGGAGTGAAAGGAATTTATGAGCTCGAAATTGATAGGGAAGCAACCGACTTTTATTCTTTATCTTATTTAAAGGGATTTGGAATCTTTCAAGATAAAGTAGTCCTTCAGGTTAATTTAGAAGGGCTTTTAAAAGAGGAGCAAAAGAGAGAAATAAAGAGATTAAATGAAAAGGGATAGGAATTCTCTTGAGAAAATAATTGGAAGCTTATTCTTTTTGGGAAAAATAAAAGGAGGAGGGACTTATTCTTCTTTTATTACGGCTTTTCTTCTTTTTTTATTTCTTGATTGGTCTTCTCTTTATTACTTTATAATTGGATTTGTTTTAATATTGCTTAGTTTCTTGTTATCTTTAAGAATTTCTGAAGATCCTACTTGGTTCACTCTGGATGAGGTTAGTGGGACGATTGTGACTTTTGCTTTTCATGGTAAAAGTTTATCAGTATTAATTCTTGGTTTAGTGCTTTTTCGTTTTTTTGATATTTTTAAGATTCCTCCATTAAAGAAAATTGAGCATCTAAAAGGTGGAATAGTTTTAGATGATATTTTTGCAGGGATCTTGGCAAGTATTTTTTTGTTTGTTTTGGACTTTATTAAATCTTTATATGGATAGGAAAGTTATAAACTTGGTTTTAGAAGTGGGAGAACTATTAAGAAAGAAGAAATGGACTATTTCAGTGGCAGAGTCTTGTACAGGTGGACTTTTGGGTAGTTTTCTTACCTCTATTCCTGGAAGTTCTGATTATTTTAAAGGAGGAATAATTGCTTATTCTAATGAGATTAAGGAGAAATTGCTTTCAGTTTCTTCGGAAACTCTGAGAAAATTTGGAGCAGTTTCGGAGGAAGTTGTTAAAGAAATGGCTTTTGGAGTCAAAAGAATTTTAAGAACCGAAGTTGGATTATCTATTTCAGGTATTGCAGGCCCTTCTGGAGGGACCAAAGAAAAACCTGTAGGAACTGTAGTTTTGGGAGTTGACATTCCAGGAAAGACTGTTACTAATATAGTGCATCTTAAGGGTGAAAGGAATAAAATAAGGAGAGAGGCAAGTTTAAAAATTTTAGAAATTTTAAAGAGTTTACTGGAGGTTTAAAATAAGATTGTTTATAGGAATCGAAATACCTCAAGAGGCAAAGGATTTAATATCAAACCTTTGTAAAAAACTTCCTCCTTTTTCTTTTATTAAGTGGGTGGAGAAGGAAAATTTACATATTACTTTAAGATTTTTGGGTGAAACAGATAAGCGCACCTTGATTGAAGAAAAGATGAAGGAAGTTGGCGGAAAGTTTACTCCTTTTAAGGTTTCTTTGAAAGGTGTGGGAGCTTTCCCTTCTCTTAAAAGAGCAAGCGTTATTTGGGTTGGAATAGAAGAGGGAAAGAATTTTTTAAAAGGATTATATTTGACTCTTGAAGATAAGATAGTTCAGCTTGGGTTTAAAAAAGAAGAGAGAGAGTTTACCCCACATATAACTCTTGGGAGAGTGAAAAGGGGTAAATACAGCTTACCAGAGGGTATTGATTTTTCTTTTGGAGCTTTTCCTGTAGATAAGATTACTCTTTTTAAAAGCACTTTAAGAAAAGAAGGACCTATATATGAGGTCTTAGCTAAATTTCCTTTAATAGGAGGTAACCCTTGCCTGTAGAAGTAAGTTTTCCTGTTCCGGTAGCTTATTTTTTCCTCGTTTTGTTTTTGAGTTTTATGTCTGCTTCTATTAAGCAGTCTAAGGTTATTGATTTTTTTGGTGAAAAAATTTTGGGGGAGAAAAATAGTAGAAAGGCCATTCTTATGCTTATTGCTCTCTCGTATCTTTTATCCCCTTTTTTTCTTTCTTTTGTTCTTATTACTTATTTTCGCAATTGGATCCTTAGGTTTGAAGAGAAGGCTAAAACTTTAACTTTACTTATTCTCTCTACATTGATTGGAAGTATAATCACACCTTTTGGCAATCTTCAAAATGTTTTTATAGTGCTTGCGTTTGGGAACGGAAAACCTGGGATAAGTATTTCTTCTTTTGTTTCCATAATGCTTCCTCTTTGGGTATCAGGGTTTTTTGCTCTTGTCCTTATTTCTTATTTTATCTCTAAAGGGGAGGAGATTAAAAATATAAGAAAGTCTGTAAAGATAAGAAAAAAGGAATTGGTTTTTTCTATTATTCTATTTCTTTTTATTCTTGGGTACTTTAATATTGGTAGGCAATACAATTTTAACCTTTTGGGGCTTATTATTATTGGAGGGATATTCTCCCTTGTTTTTATGGGCATGGAAACCTTAAAGGCTGTAAATTGGGAACTCTTAATCCCAGTAGGAATCTCTTTTGTGTTTTACTACTTATTCAAGTACTTACCTATAGGTATTTTTAACGTTAACCCATTTATAATATACTCTATCGGAGTTCTTGGAGCTAGTGGTTTTTCTTCTAATGTTCTTGCATTTATTCTTCCTTTTTTAAGTAGAAATGTAAGTTTTATTCTTTATTCTATTTCTGTTGGAAGTATTGCAAGTGTTTTCGGTTGTTATGAGCTAATATTGTTATTTATAAGGACTAAAGAAGAGAAGATAAATAAAGTTCTTTTGTTTGGAGTATTTATGGTGTTTTTAGTAATATCTATTTTATTACTTTTTGGGAGGAGGTAATTTATGGACAAGGATAAAGAAAAGGCTCTTGAAGCAGTTATGAGTAAAATAAACAAGCAGTATGGGGAAGGGGCATTGATGAAGTTGGGTAGTAAAGAGACAATAGAAGTTCCATATATACCAACAGGTTCTATTTCCCTTGACTATGCACTTGGCATAGGAGGAATACCAAAAGGTAGAGCAATTGAAATATTTGGAATGGAGGCTTCTGGTAAAACCACTCTTGCTCTTCATATCGCTGCTGAAGCACAGAAAAGAGGAGGAACAGTCGCTTTTATAGATGTAGAGCATGCCCTTGATCCTCAATATGCAAGAAATCTTGGGGTGAACACAGATGATTTATTAATTTCTCAACCGGACACCGGAGAGGAAGCTTTGGAGATAGCTGAAATGTTGGTTAGAAGCGGTGCAATAGAACTTATAACGATTGATTCGGTCGCAGCACTTGTTCCAAAAGCTGAAATTGAAGGTGAGATGGGAGACGCTCACATAGCTTTAAGAGCACGCCTAATGTCACAAGCTTTACGAAAACTAACAGGGGTTTTGAGTAAAGCTTCAACTTCTGCCGTTTTTATAAACCAAGTTAGGCAGAAAATAGGGATAACTTTTGGGAATGCTTATACAACTCCAGGAGGGCTTGCTCTTAAGTTTCACGCTTCTGTGAGATTGGAGATAAGAAAAGTTAGTAATTTGCAGCAAGGAGAGGAGTCCACTGGGATAAGAGTAAAAGTTAAGGTTGTGAAGAACAAACTCGCCCCTCCCTTTAAAGAAGCAGAGTTTGACATAATGTATGGATCTGGCATATCAAAAGAAGGGGAACTCATTGATCTTGGGCAGTCTTTGAATCTTATTGAAAAATCAGGAGCTTGGTATACTTATGGAGGAATCTCACTTGGACAAGGTAGAGAAAATGCAAAGCTTTTCCTAAAAGATAATCCTGAGATATCTAAAGAACTGGAGGTGAAGATAAGGAAGGCACTCAATATCTATCATGAAAATAACCAGGATAGAGGAACAGAGGAAAAAGGACAGGGTTAATGTTTATATAAATGGAAGATTCTCCTTTGGTTTATATAAAGACACTCTTATTAATTTTCATCTTTACGAGGGTAAGGAAATTTCAGAGGAAGAGATTGTTTCTATAAAAGAATATGAAGAATTAGTGGGAGCAAAGGAGAAAGCAAGGAGATACATTTCCTATAGAGAAAGATCAAAGAAAGAAATTGAAAATTATCTTAAAAACAAAGGTATTCAAGAAGGAATTATAAATAAGGTCTTAAGCGATTTTGAAAAAGTTGGGCTAATAGATGATAGGAGATTCGCTTTAAGTTGGATAAAAAATAGAAGTAATGCAAACCCAAAAGGGAGATTTGCCATAAAGATGGAGTTGTTGTATAAGGGTGTTCCAGAAAATGAGATGGAAGATTTATTAAGAAGTATTGATGAGAAAGAGAATGCAAGAAAAGCAATTGAGAAAGCAGTTAGGAAGTATAAAGGTAAGCCAAATAAAAAAGAAAAGGTTATTGAGTATTTAAGGAGAAGAGGCTTTGAGATGAGTACTTTAAGAGAAGTGGTAAAAGAATTTTTTAGAAATGGATCTTAAGAAAAGAATCAAAGAGAAAGCGATAGAAATAGGTTTTGACCTTTTTGGGGTAACCACATTAGAGCCTTCCATTTATAAAGAAGAGTTTTTATCTTCTTTGGAGAGATACTCTTATTCTGATCTTGAATATTTAAAAAGAAATATTGAAGAAAGAGTTAATCCAAAGTTAAGATTTCCCTGGGCAAAGAGTGTTATTGTAGTTGGAATAAACTATTGGCAAGGGCCTCTTCCAGAGTTAAGAGAAGGGGAAGTAAGAATATCAAGATACGCATTAGGTAAAGACTATCACGAAGTTATGAGAGAAAAATTGACTATTCTTTCAGAATTTATTATTAAAGAAGTTGGTGTAAGAAAAGTAAAAGGATACTCAGATACAGGGCCTCTACCAGAAAAAGAATTGGCTAAAAGAGCAGGTCTTGGATGGATAGGGAAAAATACACTTTTAGTAACCGAAGAATTTGGGTCCTGGGTTTTTCTTGGAGAATTACTTATTGATTTTGAACTTGAACCGGATAGAGAGAAGGAAAATAAATGTAGAGATTGTAAGATATGTGTGGATGTTTGTCCGAGTAACGCTCTTTATAAACCTTACTCTTTGGATCCTGGGAAGTGCACTGCATATTGGACTGTAAGTAGAGGTGATTATTTACCAGAATGGTTTCCTTCTCCTTTAAACGAATACATTTTTGGATGCGATATATGTCAGGAAGTTTGTCCTTTCTCAAAGAATG contains:
- a CDS encoding CinA family protein; the protein is MDRKVINLVLEVGELLRKKKWTISVAESCTGGLLGSFLTSIPGSSDYFKGGIIAYSNEIKEKLLSVSSETLRKFGAVSEEVVKEMAFGVKRILRTEVGLSISGIAGPSGGTKEKPVGTVVLGVDIPGKTVTNIVHLKGERNKIRREASLKILEILKSLLEV
- a CDS encoding tetratricopeptide repeat protein; protein product: MPIKGSLSDISIMDLLQMLHLGSKTGELAITNEENLVYLYLEGGNLTHIHWMNRKDRLGSILLENGVINEEQLKEALELQKEKKNVPLGEILLELNLIDKGTLAEYIKKQMRDTIIELSGWTKGYFVFEARESCQTEGLPVSIRIDDVLLESAAFKDELAASSLPDKNSILVISPEFKDLSTLTEEERMVLNKVDGEKNLSSLISVIPIEEFKTLKILSDLLKKGVLKELKVEKESLIKEREKIEEHRNLGVAFVKIGMLNEALREFNRILELTPNDSEALFYKGIINFKMGELDEAERLFKESLKSNIRASTLNNLYLINELKGNTEVALDYLSQALKIEESNEKILLNKAIIYLKLKKYDEALDILNGIKVKNPYIEFYRSYIMIRKENIEEAINILEEGLSMAPEFGEYFYNLGKLYEFTGDEKKAAEIYQEGLKSDPNCLVLSKALIDYYYKNKLFDLCEVKIETLISGGVQDWELYFKKGNILYQRGKAKEAIELWKKALELDPENKLIKRTIELAKKA
- a CDS encoding chemotaxis protein CheD, coding for MLREKGLLVEAGSFKIACPPMVLTINGLGSCVAVALYDVKKNLGGMIHFILPENPGDKKKEKYADSGIPLLLNKLIEAKGEKENIVAKMVGGAVMFPKFIEDAENSIGKRNVRKAREILENLGIKIVGEDTGGDYGRSVSFELRSGKVFISSYKNGDKVI
- a CDS encoding chemotaxis protein CheW; the protein is MEKLLIFSIDNIFFGVNINEVESLGRLKRIRRISKIPKWIGGFVEKGGRKVPFVKIWEILRLNSQERGVLLFPKYIDYCAFLISGVKGIYELEIDREATDFYSLSYLKGFGIFQDKVVLQVNLEGLLKEEQKREIKRLNEKG
- a CDS encoding chemotaxis protein CheW encodes the protein MKKKKISFKKILSQEKLELPKEKSERIKPERTKFERKFFSEGKLIKKKDKVEEKEVLEPLVKKKIEKKKEEIMIVRIGEEYYGIPLSDVEEIKKDLRLTSTSQSEFLIGIAELRDSIIPVVNSWQILGLKMEGERLKDAFPVVVLRVSNELVGLEVSEIVEIVEIYENEILPLPDVFPPNLFSGGYSYKSKIVGVLNIGNLLKGKQIQSFKEKLDETIK
- a CDS encoding chemotaxis response regulator protein-glutamate methylesterase — encoded protein: MRKVLCEILNRDPEINVIDTAANGIEGVRKSILLKPDVITMDVEMPHMDGIEAVKAIMREAPTPIIMISAYTKKGAQKTIEALVAGAIDFVEKPGGPISLNLREVKDEIIRKVKIASEVNLKGSRKKGEKIKSNKEIKGETLVIIAASAGGPKVINSIFEKLPSNFPAPIIVVQHMPKLFTKVFAERLNEISDLSVVEGRNGDLLEKGKAYIAPGDFHLEITETRRIKLSKAPPIHGVRPSADVTMNSAAEKFNGNIVGVILSGMGKDGAIGIRKIRKRGGFIIAQDEETSIVFGMPKVAIESGCVDLVLPYYEIADKLIELVKGDV
- a CDS encoding phosphatidylglycerophosphatase A, whose amino-acid sequence is MKRDRNSLEKIIGSLFFLGKIKGGGTYSSFITAFLLFLFLDWSSLYYFIIGFVLILLSFLLSLRISEDPTWFTLDEVSGTIVTFAFHGKSLSVLILGLVLFRFFDIFKIPPLKKIEHLKGGIVLDDIFAGILASIFLFVLDFIKSLYG
- a CDS encoding protein-glutamate O-methyltransferase CheR; this translates as MNKFENREIEVVFTAIKDFLDFEPENYKEKPLLRRIRYRMRKVGVENWEDYAELIKTNDGERENLKKALTINITSFFRDKSVFETLKSKILPSIKEPSIWSAGCANGAEPYAIAILCKELNLKCSILGTDIDEDSIEMARKGEYEEIELFELPINYKIKYFEKIEGKYRIIPEIKSLVEYQVLDLKDADFENKFDLVVCRNVLIYLKKEFQEKILLTFWKALRGDGFLVLGKVEMLPERLRGFFHTVDLRDRIYVKGKGIVS
- a CDS encoding tetratricopeptide repeat protein codes for the protein MFEKIKNLLLEIEKTGVKEEKEERLRMILSTIKTIKQELLEIEKKAKELLGEKENNFKGMVKETIDSTDFIRKIQSARVNITTLIDKGWNLIVSGKYKEAVETLNKARKMDSENTKVYNLLGWAYINLEEYDKASLIFQEVLKIDPHNEMAQVNLGYISYKKGLYGEAIEKLSLIEKNAKDKQAVLYALFYLGVMYYEREMLDDSIEFLNKAISLGPNLYEAYYYLGKAYQKKGLPNLCSQIWEKLISVNKYNVWAQKARRELDGK
- a CDS encoding AAA family ATPase; amino-acid sequence: MVNEYWGLSKKPFSNTPDLNFMFNSNGFEEGYARLLYNITEIKGGLTLITGDVGCGKTYLANALRESLKKQNALPFIIGNPKLSSNQLIKVILQKIGIEEIPRFKLAILNLLEKKLEELNNKGIIVVALIDEAQILSLDALREVRLLLNLETSQEKLLHIVLLGQPELKRIIDRVPQLKQRVNVRFHLEPLSKEETKAYVIHRLKVAGSEREIFEESSLDKLYEVSKGIPRVINNIAQNALFVAATENLKKIPPEIIEAVAFDLEV
- a CDS encoding methyl-accepting chemotaxis protein, with translation MKLSNKIALISTVLSILIGTPILFSSLYWFLSPENYKDIFLNLLSATLFLSFVFYFIEENKLKKAIVIGDGEILYSIPMIYGFHIFLNFGVFLFLFYLILRSLFGFPSLEEIFKALFSFLSIGGLEFSIIYFLSFSLLSPKFKELKDFKFKGLNLGKKISFFGSSVIIFSFFVGYIASKSPFCLIYLIFAPFLLWVLIKIVREPILEIREKLQNFTRDFSVIERKVISGDEIEEIDDSVTLFIKDRNSLIFRLKDAYEKINTQAEAILTGIERLASSTSKVNKFINEILSIKDESGGVINSVHKKNEGIYSLSTEIESQIKTFIHSSKDSIDLANSTELRTEEKVERITAFVKKVKEGSRVLEELSKAFEEIKEINFLMEQISEDTNLLALNASIEAVRKEGEESKGFAVIAEEIRKLSNDSASYLEKIRENIKRMDEAVNSIVATTEESISIFEETKSIIQKTKEDLKKISESIVINTNMAEQISGILKEGYESTDEIRKLSNKLSQLNDKQVENALLVLREMEEETASIEEARMRIQTLISLTEKIKEL